The DNA window GGCTGAGAGTTTGCAGATCCATCCTATGACGCTGATCGCGACAGCGTATTGCCAAGGTTTGGAGTCGGCATCGTTCGACGAAATCATCGAGATCGTGAAGGCCGACCTCCAAGCTTTGACCTTAGGTTAGGCGGGGCGAGGTGACTGGGCGGGTTCGACGTCGTTCTGAGTAAGAACACGCAGGCTTTCCATCAGTTCAGCGCCAGTGGGGCCATCCTTACGATGCAGAATCCGGCTCACGATCTCTCTGTCAATAGTGATGCTTAGAAGAGTCATCGCCTCATGCAATGTGCTCATCGCGACATCAAAGCCCTTACTCACTCGCTCGGCGCCGGCCTCCGACAGCAGCAACAAACTGATCGGTAGGGCTGCGCTGCCAGGCCCCCGGTTATCGTCCCAGCCCTTGCCTGCGAGCAAATCCCGCAGTTGCTCTGAGACCAGTAGCAGATGCTGATCATCTAGAGCATCAGGTAAGACTGATTTCCACCCTCGCGAGTTGATGAGGCCTGCCAGTTCAGGCTCTCCAAATGTTCCAAGAGTAGTTTTTTCCACACGCAGCATATTGGTTGTTCGAGAAATGTGAGACTATTTGGTCCCATTCGGAACCGGGGAGCGCGAAGATAACCGAGCTCCAAGGCGTTATTTCGCTCGTAGCGTTGCCACTGGCGAATGGAATGCATCCGGTTGCCCCGCTGCATAACTTTGGCAACCATTCAGTTGCTTTCCAGGAATCCGTGAAAATTGAAAAGCCGTCTGGATTTCACTCGCTTGGCAGAACTTGATCGGCAGTTTTGCGAATTCGCGAAGCTGCATCGCGATGTCACACCGAGGTGCGGCTGGGTGAAGACCATCCGCCTCGCCCTAGGCATGAGTTCAACGGCCCTTGGGACACGTACCGGAATGACGGCCCAAGGCGTGCGCAAGCTGGAACAGGCAGAAGCAAATCAAAGTATCTCTTTGAAAACGCTGGCCAAGCTCGCCGATGGCTTGGACTGCGAGGTGCGTTACATACTCCTTCCCCGAAGCAGTTTGCTCGACCAGGTTCTCAAACAGTCGAGAGAAATCCACGGCACCCAGTTGCCGACCTCTATCAATGGCACTACTGAAATGCTGCTGGACACGAAGGATCTCGGTGCACTCTCAGCGCTGTTTGCTAATGTGAATAAGCGTGGGTTCTGGTTGTAGGCTTCTGTCCAGGCTGGAGTTTTTTTCAGCACAAACTCTCTCACACTCCCTTGTAGGCCCGCAGGACGGCGTGGGCTGTCTGAGCAGCATAGGTTTTCAATGCTGGAAGCAAGTTATTCACAATCGCTGGGCCGCGAATAGTTATCCACAATGAGTTACTGAAAATTCACTCAGAGAGAGACGCGACCAGTGGTCAGGACCAGTGGTCATACTGTGAGCGGTACTGGACTACCTGGTCGAAAGAACTGGATTACGCATCGACGGGATGGTGGTGAGCTGGACCATCGGCACGAGTCCGGATGCAGAGCTGGTCAACACCATGCTGGATGCAGCCATCGAGACCGTCACAGAGACAAGCGATCGACCAGTGGTCCACTCAGACCGCGGAGGTCACTACCGCTGGCCTGGCTGGCTATCCAGAATGAGCGAGGCCAAGCTCACCCGCTCGATGTCCCGCAAGGCCTGCTCGCCTGACAACGCAGCGTGCGAGGGCTTCTTCGGTC is part of the Simplicispira sp. 125 genome and encodes:
- a CDS encoding helix-turn-helix domain-containing protein, which codes for MKSRLDFTRLAELDRQFCEFAKLHRDVTPRCGWVKTIRLALGMSSTALGTRTGMTAQGVRKLEQAEANQSISLKTLAKLADGLDCEVRYILLPRSSLLDQVLKQSREIHGTQLPTSINGTTEMLLDTKDLGALSALFANVNKRGFWL